CCCCTTTGAGAATTAATTCAGGACcacttagggcagcacagtggagcagtggttatcacagaagcctcacagctccagtgacccaggttcgacaGTGCACAGTTTGCAATTTCtccatgtgaccgcgtgggttttcgccgggtgctttggttttctcccacagccaaagacttgcaggttgattggtaaattggcctttataaattggtcCTAGAGCAGGCAGGTgttcggggaattgagggaaggtggggatggggtaggactatgggattaatgtaagattagtatgaatggttgtttgatggtcggcacagactcggtgggccgaagggcatgtttcagtgctgtatctctcaataaaataaataaaaacaaacctTTTACAGAGGAAGTCCCGCTTTAATCGGTCAGAATATCAATaacatataatctcagaatcaaatTTAAACTCATTTCAGTGCTCAGTGCTCTGGTTATAAAATGTACTTTccgtcctgtggggagtgtagtaaATGGAATGTGAAATGGGATTTAGATCCAGTATTTGAATCAATTCAGCTCTTTCGATGATTTTAATAATttgacaatgagattgaaagggtgttTCACCgcgttcttcagctcctgtctgaattttgtctgggtcacagcgtaaatacacgtgttggtgcaggaactgagaagctgcagcattgctgatgtgtgatctgtgatgtagcgagggtcagtgtaggaagaataatactgaatatctgcaattcgcctataaatgttatacacaaccctggtcacccataacagtataaaacagccggatatactgaagagtaaaataattgattttctgcgattctccatctctgggtccttgtgattctccccATTGCTGTGACCTCGGAATCCACTGCGGACTTtattggagaataaaatccgtctaacagtcagaacattgaacagcaaaatTAGAAAGACAGGgctacaaggggttaaaatgtagttaaacaattcaaatgcccaccatatgggggaagtaaagaagctcagtttagtaacacaacccatggggaCATTATCAAAAATGTAACGTTGTtcccgtgtaaagtaccagggcaGAGACTCTAAACAACCCAGCaccctcactgttcctacaaccacagcagctgttttctcgctgcaatattttatttgcagcttctcacaacaaatggccatatatcgatcaaaggtgaaagtgactgtgagccagacagaaacacatGTGGCTGCAGACCGCAGAaagataatgagagaacacacgggGGTAATGTTTAGGAATGAATCTGGAAAATACATCAAAACAATCCAACTCAACATAGGATCAgtaataacgaccaggagatcacccACTGCCATTCCCAACAGGTAgatagtgatacatttggagagaccgcacattCCTCGGGAGAGGATcataatcgccaccaagttaactgaaagagagagaaaaggaagcagagaaattactgatctgaCCTGGCGACAAAGCAGCAGTttaacaggatctgggctgaaatttccagctttgttgcagcatcgagcagtgaaaactgattcaatgACCTGGACagggctttgtcacagtgaaatgtttgaaaacaattattaataatgaattgggaaattgatccaGAAAATGAACAAAGTCAGCAACGGATCTACGGGATGGACTGAGTGAAGATGCAGTGCCAGTAGAAAAATGAGAAGGGGTTTCacggagatggaatccaatgggttaattgggaatttgtctccagacttctggttgggaaggtttggggtgagatatgtagctggtttgttgctcaggGTTTAGAGAACCGACACGGACTGTTATCAATTGGGAAAAGGCTGCAAACTGCAATGCTGAGCTTGAGTGCTCGTGCAAGCCATGTTTTAGAATTGCAGagcagacatgaagggctgaattgcctcctcctggtCCTAGGTCCTTGTATTCCTCTCAGCTTTGACGAGGCAGATGGAGGtgcagccagtgagtgagatttggagggagagaaggaaaaggtcatgttggagctggagagaaggcaggagcagatggtttgggaaagtggataaactgaagcaatggatgaggagacaaagGATTCATCACAGTGAGAGGAGAGTCTGATATTCACAGGGCGAGACCGCAGCAGAGTGTTTGagaaaatctaatctatagatcccagtagtaCAACTCAATTAATAGAGTCAAACAATAATCCCTATGGTTATTGCTGTTGGAGAACTGTTCATTGTTTATTCAATACAGTCAATATATTgaatttgtacaggcaattaaaaataaatttaaatacatttctgatatcagccttgcTCTTTCTTGAATCCTGCAGAAACAAAGATTTTAAAATatggtatttaaataatgaattaccatcagttaagaactgattctatttttagaattagaacattacagcgcagtacaggcccttcggccctcgatgttgcgccgacctgtgaaaccatctgacttacactattccattttcatccaaatgtctatccaatgacgacttaaatgcccttaaagttggcgagtctactactgttgcaggcagggcgttccacgcccctaatactctctgcataaagaaactacctctgacatctgtcctatatctttcaccactcaacttaaagctatgtcccctcgtgtttgccatcatcatccgaggaaaaagactctcactatccaccctatctaaccctctgattatcttgtatgtctctattaagtcacctctcctcctccttctctctaacgaaaacaaccccaagtccctcagcctttcctcggaagaccttccctccataccaggcaacatcctagtaaatctcctctgcaccctttccaaagcttccacatgcttcctctaatgcggtgaccagaactgcacgcaatactccaggtgcggcctcaccagagttttgtacagctgcatcatgacctcgtggcgccgaaactcgatccccctactaataaaagctaacacaccatataccttcttaacagcccttttaaccagggtagcaactttcagggagttatgtacctggacaccaagatctctctgctcatctacactaccaagaatcttcccattagcccagtactctgcattgctgttactccttccaaagtgaatcacctcacacttctccgcattaaactccatttgtcatttctcagcccagctctgcagcctatctatgtccctctgtaccctacaacacacttcgacactatccacaactccatcgaccttcgtgtcatccgcaaatttactaacccacccttctacaccctcttccaggtcatttataaacatgacaaacagcagtggccccaaaacagaaccttgcggtgcaccactagtaactaaactccaggatgaacatttgccatcaaccaccaccctctgtcttctttcagctagccaatttctgatccaaagctctaaatcaccttcaaccccatacttccgtattttctgcaatagcctcccgtggggaaccttatcaaacgccttactgaaatccatatgcaccgcatccacggctttaccctcatccacctgtttggtcaaattctcgaaaaactcaataaggtttgtgaggcacgacctacctttcacaaaaccgtgctgactatcgcaaatgaacctattcttttcaagatgattataaatcctatctcttataaccttttccaacattttacccacaaccgaggtaaggctcacagatctataattaccagggctgtctctactccccttcttgaacaaggggacaacatttgctatcctccagtcttccggcactactcctgtcgacaatgacgacataaagatcaacaacaacggctctgcaatctcctccctggcttcccagagaatcctaggataaatcccatctggcccaggggccttatctattttcacactttccaaaattgctaacacctcctccttgtgaatctcaatcccatctagcctagtaggctgtatctcagtaatctcttcgacaacattttctttctctactgtaaatactgacgaaaaatattcatttaacgtttcccctatctcctccgattccacacacaacttcccactactatccttgattggccctattctaactctagtcattcttttattcctgatatacctacagaaagccttagggttttctttgatcctatccgccaatgacttctcgtgtcctctccttgctcttcttagccctccctttagatccttcctggatagcttgtagctctcaagcgccctaactgagccttcacgtctcatcctaacataagccgccttcttcctcttgacaagcgcttcaacctctttagtaaaccacggctccctcgctcgacaacttcctccctgcctgacaggtacatacttatcaaggatacgcattagctgctccttgaataagctccacatttcatttgtgcccatcccctgcagtttccttccccatcctacacatcctaaatcttgcctaatcgcgtcataatttcctttcccccagctataattcttgccctgcgggatatacctgtccctgcccatcgctaaggtaaacctaaccgaattgtgatcactatcgccaaagtgctcacctacatctaaatcgaacacctggccgggttcattaccgagTACCAaaaccaatgtggcatcgcccctggttggcctgtcaacatattgtgtcagaaaaccctcctgcacacactggacaaaaacagacccatctaaagtactcgaactatagtatttccagtcaatatttggaaagttaaagtcccccataaccactaccctgttactctcgcacctgtcgagaatcatcttcgctatcctttcctctacatctctggaactattcggaggtctataaaagactcccaacagggtgacatctcctctcctgtttctaacctcggcccatactacctcagtagacgagtcctcaaacgtcctttctgccactgtaatactttccttgattaacaatgccacacccccctctcttttaccctcttctctgttcttactgaaacatctaaatcccggaacctgcaacatccattcctgcccctgctctacccatgtctccgaaatggccacaacatcaggatcccaggtaccatcccatgctgcaagctcacccaccttattccggatgctcctggcgttgaagtagacacactttaaaccaagttcttgcttgccagtgccctctttcgtccctgtaaccttatcccctacctcactactctcaacagcctgtacactggaactacaatttaggttcccattcccctgctgaattagtttaaacccccccgaagagcactaacaaatctcccccccaggatattggtacccctctggttcaggtgaagaccatcctgtttgtagaggtcccaccttccccagaaagagccccaattatccaggaaacaaaaaccctccctcctacaccatccctgcagccacgtgttcaactcctctctctccctattcctctcttcgctaacacgtggcacgggcaacaacccaaagataacaactctgtttgttctcgctctaagcttccaccctagctccctgaatttctgccttaaatccccatctctcttcttacctatgtcgttggtgcctatgtggaccacgacttggggctgctccccctcccccttaaggatcccaaaaacacgatccgagacatcatgtaccctggcacctgggaggcaacacaccaaccgtgagtctccctcgttcccacagaacctccgatctgttcccctaactattgggtccccaatgactaatgctctgctcctcttcccctttcccttctgagca
This genomic interval from Heterodontus francisci isolate sHetFra1 chromosome 21, sHetFra1.hap1, whole genome shotgun sequence contains the following:
- the LOC137381035 gene encoding probable G-protein coupled receptor 139, giving the protein MGYPVMVQIERIYYPKLAAIGVPGKPVSQLSVISLLPFLSLSVNLVAIMILSRGMCGLSKCITIYLLGMAVGDLLVVITDPMLSWIVLMYFPDSFLNITPVCSLIIFLRSAATCVSVWLTVTFTFDRYMAICCEKLQIKYCSEKTAAVVVGTVRVLGCLESLPWYFTREQRYIFDNVPMGCVTKLSFFTSPIWWAFELFNYILTPCSPVFLILLFNVLTVRRILFSNKVRSGFRGHSNGENHKDPEMENRRKSIILLFSISGCFILLWVTRVVYNIYRRIADIQYYSSYTDPRYITDHTSAMLQLLSSCTNTCIYAVTQTKFRQELKNAVKHPFNLIVKLLKSSKELN